From a single Micromonospora sp. WMMD1102 genomic region:
- a CDS encoding protein kinase: MGRVWLARDEMLYRPVAVKQVVPPTWMTPDERDELRYRTLREARTAARLNHPNVVRVYDVVHDDDSPWIVMEYVPSRSVQQILETDGPLSPLRTAEVGLAVLAALRAAHASGVLHRDVKPHNVLIAEDGRVVLTDFGLATVDGGDGGLTRDGVVLGSPQYVSPERAADGVSTVESDLWSLGATLYAAVEGRSPYRRPTTMATLTALAVSPPDPTRLAGPLRPVLAGLLRRDPRQRLGAEEVERLLRRIADPPPRSGRHPLALARSLARRPPSQPVAGPPVPAETPVEPPRPSRRRPPNQRPQPDGRPQPNQRAGPDGWSQAPRRDRPDQPGGIDRPGGPTGRADPPGTVGPAAGHDPPGTVGPAAGHDPPGDARHDPQRSAGHDPQGDAGHYPQGDAGHYPPGDAGHYPPGEAGHGPVGVVRRGPPGDGGAGVPGWRPWRRRRSQPGWGTRHGPDRQPGPGRPGPEPPGPVGPGTPGQSRRRRGPLGRGWRVGAGALALALLAGLGTGLTLRADRSGEHPTDGSGEHPTDGSADRPAVAVAGAFPCAPPPELAVPVTVAPRPPDERFGLVDNWTWYTDPSGFRIAVPIGWLRYTDGRVVCFREPVAGTGRMLSVDPSTPPTSDGQRYWLAEERRLTGAGLLAGYEQVGIGPLDIRAGGAIWECRWTNARGDRVQTARMLINTSADRAYTVSWLTREFDWAVNQSYLRMVQTSFRPVD; encoded by the coding sequence ATGGGGCGGGTCTGGCTGGCCCGGGACGAGATGCTGTACCGCCCGGTCGCGGTCAAGCAGGTGGTGCCGCCGACCTGGATGACCCCGGACGAGCGCGACGAGCTGCGCTACCGCACCCTCCGGGAGGCCCGCACCGCCGCCCGGCTCAACCACCCGAACGTGGTCCGGGTCTACGACGTGGTGCACGACGACGACTCCCCGTGGATCGTGATGGAGTACGTCCCGTCCCGTTCGGTGCAGCAGATCCTGGAGACGGACGGCCCGCTGTCGCCGCTGCGTACCGCCGAGGTCGGGTTGGCGGTACTGGCCGCGCTGCGCGCCGCGCACGCCTCCGGGGTACTGCACCGGGACGTCAAGCCGCACAACGTGCTGATCGCCGAGGACGGCCGGGTGGTGCTCACCGACTTCGGGCTGGCCACCGTGGACGGCGGGGACGGCGGGCTGACCCGGGACGGCGTGGTGCTCGGCTCGCCGCAGTACGTCTCGCCGGAGCGGGCCGCCGACGGTGTGTCCACCGTCGAGTCGGACCTCTGGTCGCTGGGGGCCACGCTCTACGCGGCGGTGGAGGGGCGGTCGCCGTACCGCCGGCCGACCACGATGGCCACCCTGACCGCGCTGGCGGTGTCGCCGCCGGACCCGACCCGGCTGGCCGGGCCGCTCCGTCCGGTGCTGGCCGGGCTGCTCCGCCGCGATCCCCGGCAGCGGCTCGGCGCCGAGGAGGTCGAACGGCTGCTGCGCCGGATCGCCGACCCGCCGCCCCGGTCCGGAAGACATCCGCTGGCCCTGGCCCGCAGCCTCGCCCGACGGCCGCCGAGCCAGCCGGTCGCCGGACCGCCGGTCCCGGCGGAGACGCCGGTCGAGCCGCCCCGGCCGAGCCGCCGCCGGCCGCCGAACCAGCGCCCGCAACCGGACGGTCGGCCCCAGCCCAACCAGCGCGCCGGTCCGGACGGGTGGTCGCAGGCCCCCCGGCGGGACCGGCCGGACCAGCCCGGCGGAATTGACCGGCCGGGCGGTCCGACCGGCCGCGCCGACCCGCCGGGCACGGTTGGTCCCGCCGCCGGGCACGACCCGCCGGGCACGGTTGGTCCCGCCGCCGGGCACGACCCGCCGGGGGACGCCCGGCACGACCCGCAGAGGTCTGCCGGGCACGACCCGCAGGGGGACGCCGGGCACTACCCGCAGGGGGACGCCGGGCACTACCCGCCGGGGGACGCCGGGCACTACCCGCCGGGGGAAGCCGGGCACGGCCCGGTCGGAGTCGTGCGGCGCGGTCCGCCGGGAGACGGCGGTGCCGGGGTACCCGGATGGCGGCCGTGGCGGAGGCGGCGGTCGCAGCCGGGGTGGGGCACACGGCACGGGCCGGATCGGCAGCCAGGCCCCGGACGGCCGGGGCCGGAGCCGCCCGGACCCGTCGGGCCAGGAACGCCGGGCCAGAGCCGACGGCGGCGCGGTCCGCTCGGACGGGGCTGGCGGGTCGGTGCGGGCGCACTGGCCCTGGCCCTGCTGGCCGGGCTCGGCACCGGGTTGACGTTGCGGGCCGACCGGTCCGGCGAGCACCCGACCGACGGGTCCGGCGAGCACCCGACCGACGGGTCCGCCGACCGGCCCGCGGTCGCGGTGGCCGGGGCGTTCCCGTGCGCGCCGCCGCCCGAGTTGGCCGTGCCGGTGACCGTCGCTCCCCGACCGCCGGACGAGCGCTTCGGGCTGGTCGACAACTGGACCTGGTACACCGACCCGTCCGGGTTCCGGATCGCCGTGCCGATCGGCTGGCTTCGGTACACCGACGGCCGGGTGGTCTGCTTCCGGGAGCCGGTGGCCGGCACCGGGCGGATGCTCAGCGTCGACCCGAGCACCCCGCCGACCTCGGACGGCCAGCGGTACTGGCTCGCCGAGGAGCGGCGGCTGACCGGGGCCGGCCTGCTGGCCGGGTACGAGCAGGTCGGGATCGGGCCGCTGGACATCCGGG